Part of the Scyliorhinus canicula chromosome 13, sScyCan1.1, whole genome shotgun sequence genome, aggggagagagaggagagaggatcctattgctgctgccagttgtgagcagtggagagagaggagagaggatcctattgctgctgccagttgtgagcaggggagagagaggagagaggatcctattgctgctgccagttgctagcagtggagagaggatcctattgctgctgccagttgctagcagtggagagaggatcctattgctgctgccagttttgagcagtggagagagaggagagaggatcctattgctgctgccagttttgagcagtggagagagaggagagaggatcctattgctgctgccagttttgagcagtggagagagaggagagaggatcctattgctgctgccagttgtgagcaggggagagagaggagagaggatcctattgctgctgccagttgtgagcaggggagagagaggagagaggatcctattgctgctgccagttgctagcagtggagagagaggagagagcttGTCTGCAGTTCCCACACCCGTCACTGACAGCTTATCTGTTTATCGGCTGTGATTGGAGCAAGGAGCGGAATttgattggctggctgccaggcagaaggtggaagagaaagaACTGGCTTTTACAGTTTTGGACTGGATAGTGTCTGAAGAAGATGCTGGTTACTGTGGGAGTGGCAGGGCAGTGGACTGATTGACTGTTTACTGCTTGTACTGATGTTGTTTTTcgttttattgttgggagattgGATGTTTATTATTGTATTTCTGTTGTGGTAGTTTTTCGTGTCTAGCGGCTGAGTGCTCGTCATTTGCGGCCCCTCCTGATTATTGGGGGTTGAGGGGCCGCTCCCAGTGCTGGTGAGTGGGATGTGTGTTCTCTATCTCCTCAACCTGCACTGCCTGTACTTTTCCAGGGGACTGTGCTGCTTGTGGGCATCTTTCCACCGATGTGGGGCTGTTGCTGGagccggggtggtggtggggatgggggggggggggggggaagggcgagGGGGGAGCGCTGCTGGCTTGAATGCTGGCGGCTTTGCCTTGTACTTAGCGGTTTGTtgggttttgtttttttgttggtTACTCTGTATTTTGCCTTGATTTAttttgtgaagtgtgtcctctctctctcttccgccATGCCCCATATCGCTGTGTACTTTCCCGGTGGTCTGAGCTGCTCATTTGGGTCCATTTTCACCTATGTGGGGCTacctttggggaggtgggggggggtgggggtgggggggggggggggggggggagtgcctatATGCTGACTTTACAGCTGGTGGTTTGTTTGAGGGATCTGTTTTGGGTTGAAAAGTGCCCCctcttgggaggggaggggtattatctttctctctcccccccgccacaTCGTGCCCTGCAGCAGTGTGTCCTTTCCTGATGGTCTGTCCTGCTCGTTTGGGTACCTTTCTGCCGATGTGGAGCTACCATTGGGGCTTGGGGTGCCTGGGGTGGTTTTGTTCTTGGTGTCTTGTGGATGTTTTAGCATATAGCTGATTTGTTTGTATTcagctgtgtttatttttgtattttggagTTGTTAATAAACTCAAAATATTGGTCACCTGTAATCTAATTGTCCTTATTGACCTTCCTCAGGGTTAAAACATAAATAATTAATCCATCAACATTGAAACCTCTGGATAGAGTTAGTTCAATCAGTGAACTAGAACGAGGCATTAGTTTATCAATGGAGGGAAACAGGTTTCTCCATTTAGGAAATGCATCGTTAACCAAATCGTGAAAGCTAAAACTTGAATAAAGAACTGCGTAGAACATCTGCTTCACATATTTGAAAAGCTGAATACTATAATTAATCACCAAAGTCCATGGGCTAATTTATTTTCGGACTGGTCCGGTGGAGTACATTGCATTTCTTTCCTTtaattccttttctagcctttaTCCTTTTCTCCGCAGCTTGATATTGTTTCCATTCCTCTGGtaacagctccactttcccagcaACTTTTGCTATTATCTCAGCCTGTTTCTTGACTTCATTCAGTGACTGGATTCTCTCCATGAACCCAGATTTAGCCTCCTCTTTCTCAGTTCGAATCAGCAGATCGATGTAATCTGGGGTTGATAATGGGTTTGGTCGAAGAGCGATTTTTTCAAGTCTTACAATGCACTAAGATGATTTTTCAATCAGTTACAACACGGCACCCTGAACATCATCAAATTCCTGCTGAATTTTCTCCAGGATTTTCTGCTGTGACATCTTTTCACCAGATACCTTTTCATACTTTTCCTTCAGCTCACTGTATGTCCTCTTCTCCTTTCTGGTTTCATAAACAAATCTGTACTTTTGGTGACAATGATCAGAAGATTGACATTTATTGGGACAGACTGTGCAATATCCACTCCAGGTCATTGCATCACAAAGTCTTGGAACATAATAAGCAAACGTACAAGGATAGTGACAGGTGATTCGACATTTCTGACAGTTGTTTGCGTAGTTACCACTCCTACTGATATCTATCTCTTCCAGTAATGTGACTTCAACTTCATATTCAAAATCTTTATTTGCATCAATGTCGACCTGGTGTTGGTTCAAAGCCTGTTTTGTCTTCCTGATCTCCTCCAGTTTTGTTAAACCCACTTTGACCTGAGGCTGTAATCCCTGTATTGCAGCCtccagctgctgacgctccctcAGGACCTCCTTTGTTAAGAGTAAACTCTTTGCTTCCATTTTATTCAGCATTGCAAAGAATTTCCTCAAACTGTTTGATCCCATCTTCCAGAACATTCCATTAATGTTATCAccgtcctcctcttcctcatcatCGCTCCCATCAGAACTAATCTTGTTGGCAGAGTTTCCAGAAGCTGAACTTTGAGCAAATACGGCTGAATTGTTGAATTTGAAGTGAACTGGAAAACCTTTTTTATCTTTGGCACACGGTACCTCAGCAACATTGATGGCCTCCAGAATGGGGGGGACCTTCCCATCTGCAAATGTCACCAGGATTTGGATATTCTCAGCAATATCTTTACCAAAAATGGAAAGAATTGAATCAAAGACATATTTCTGTGAATGAGTCAGACGAGCCAATGAGGCTTGAGCAACAAAACACACGGCATCGATGTGATTAATACCATCTGGGGAAGTAAAGAACTCTCGGATCTGATCAGTGATCAGTTTATCTCGGGTTATCCCCCTGGTATCTCCGAATCCCGGCGTGTCAATGATAGTGAGAGAGTAATCAatctggaatccttctcgatggTGGAGTTCATAGGCAGTGATTGAGGATGTCTGACTTTCAGCCTGGGATCTTCCTGTTCCTTCATTTATTAATTTATATCTGAAATTGTCCTCCCATTCCACACCCAGGATGTAGTTGATTATTCCGTTGATGAGGGTTGTTTTTCCTGCTCCTGTTGCTCCAAGAACCATTATTGTCCTGACACTGTGTTTTGTGGTGGGTTTTCCGAAGGAACATTTAACACAGTGTCCATCCGTGTCAAGTTTCTTCTTCTCTAAGGGGAGGGTGTAAATGGAAGGGTTCCTATTGGCTGTTAATGAACTTTCTCTGCGAAGTTTCTCAGCCAGTCTCGTTggttcattttctgtttttattaaaacCTCATCGCTTGGTTCACTAGAACCCCCTTCTCCACAGACAGCCGACACTCGCA contains:
- the LOC119975567 gene encoding uncharacterized protein LOC119975567 gives rise to the protein MIIEKRKKIKTTDSRYQCTLEGLKPKTSYRVRVSAVCGEGGSSEPSDEVLIKTENEPTRLAEKLRRESSLTANRNPSIYTLPLEKKKLDTDGHCVKCSFGKPTTKHSVRTIMVLGATGAGKTTLINGIINYILGVEWEDNFRYKLINEGTGRSQAESQTSSITAYELHHREGFQIDYSLTIIDTPGFGDTRGITRDKLITDQIREFFTSPDGINHIDAVCFVAQASLARLTHSQKYVFDSILSIFGKDIAENIQILVTFADGKVPPILEAINVAEVPCAKDKKGFPVHFKFNNSAVFAQSSASGNSANKISSDGSDDEEEEDGDNINGMFWKMGSNSLRKFFAMLNKMEAKSLLLTKEVLRERQQLEAAIQGLQPQVKVGLTKLEEIRKTKQALNQHQVDIDANKDFEYEVEVTLLEEIDISRSGNYANNCQKCRITCHYPCTFAYYVPRLCDAMTWSGYCTVCPNKCQSSDHCHQKYRFVYETRKEKRTYSELKEKYEKVSGEKMSQQKILEKIQQEFDDVQGAVL